A region of Clostridia bacterium DNA encodes the following proteins:
- the secY gene encoding preprotein translocase subunit SecY: QATGMAIFLGRSTTAGVPALAHPSFWNYAVIVISLTAGTMFLMWMGEMITERGIGNGISLLIFAGIVSRFPSMGYQVVQYVRTGEASIVALIFFLVMAVVVIGGIVAMNEGQRRIPVQYAKKVVGRRVYGGQSTHIPMRVNQAGVIPVIFAISILLFPSTISTWFPHNAFMAAVTKVFRPGTAFYLSLYALLIIFFTYFYTAVTFNPRDVADNIKKYGGFIPGLRPGRPTAEYIERVLSRITLAGAIFLAIIALLPNFVEATTGMNIAFGGTSLLIVVGVALETMKQLEAQMLMRHYKGFLK; the protein is encoded by the coding sequence CCAAGCCACCGGCATGGCCATCTTTTTGGGGCGAAGCACGACCGCGGGCGTTCCCGCCCTGGCCCACCCTTCATTTTGGAATTATGCTGTAATCGTAATCAGCTTAACTGCCGGCACCATGTTTCTAATGTGGATGGGGGAGATGATTACCGAGCGCGGCATCGGCAACGGCATTTCTTTGCTCATCTTTGCTGGTATTGTTTCCCGGTTCCCCAGCATGGGCTACCAGGTAGTACAATACGTGCGCACCGGCGAGGCCAGCATCGTGGCGTTGATTTTCTTCCTGGTTATGGCAGTAGTGGTCATTGGCGGTATCGTAGCCATGAACGAGGGGCAGCGGCGCATCCCGGTACAATATGCTAAGAAGGTGGTCGGCCGGAGGGTTTATGGGGGGCAAAGCACCCACATACCTATGCGGGTGAACCAGGCCGGGGTTATCCCGGTGATCTTTGCCATTTCCATCCTTTTGTTTCCGTCGACCATCAGCACTTGGTTTCCTCACAATGCCTTTATGGCGGCAGTAACCAAGGTCTTTCGGCCCGGGACGGCTTTCTATCTCAGCCTTTACGCGCTGCTGATCATTTTCTTCACCTACTTCTACACGGCAGTGACGTTTAACCCCCGGGATGTTGCTGACAACATCAAGAAGTATGGTGGTTTTATCCCGGGCCTGCGCCCAGGGCGGCCTACGGCTGAGTACATCGAACGAGTATTGTCCAGGATTACCTTGGCCGGGGCAATATTCCTGGCGATAATCGCGCTTTTACCCAATTTTGTTGAGGCCACCACCGGAATGAACATCGCCTTTGGTGGCACCTCGCTCTTGATCGTAGTGGGCGTGGCCCTGGAGACTATGAAGCAGCTGGAGGCGCAGATGCTGATGCGCCATTACAAGGGCTTCCTAAAGTAA